Proteins encoded within one genomic window of Bradyrhizobium sp. CB1717:
- a CDS encoding peroxidase-related enzyme (This protein belongs to a clade of uncharacterized proteins related to peroxidases such as the alkylhydroperoxidase AhpD.), translating into MTKTAAQRFPAPALDTLPEDIRTRLLAVQEKSGFVPNVFLTLAYRPDEFRAFFAYHDALMEKDGGLTKAEREMIVVATSAANQCQYCVIAHGAILRIRAKNPLIADQVAVNYRKADITPRQKAMLDFAMKVSADAQRVSEEDFAALAPHGFSDDDIWDIAAISSFFALSNRLANFTGMRPNEEFYLMGRLPKK; encoded by the coding sequence ATGACAAAAACCGCCGCGCAACGCTTCCCCGCTCCCGCTCTCGACACGCTCCCCGAGGACATCCGCACCCGCCTCCTCGCCGTGCAGGAAAAGAGCGGCTTCGTGCCGAACGTGTTCCTCACTTTGGCCTACCGCCCCGACGAGTTCCGCGCCTTCTTCGCCTATCACGACGCGTTGATGGAGAAGGACGGCGGCCTGACCAAAGCCGAGCGCGAGATGATCGTGGTGGCGACGTCCGCCGCCAACCAGTGCCAGTATTGCGTGATCGCGCATGGCGCGATCCTGCGCATCCGCGCCAAGAATCCGCTGATCGCCGACCAGGTCGCGGTGAACTACCGCAAGGCCGACATCACGCCGCGCCAGAAGGCGATGCTCGATTTCGCGATGAAGGTCTCCGCCGATGCGCAGCGCGTCTCGGAGGAGGATTTCGCCGCGCTCGCCCCGCATGGCTTTAGCGACGACGACATCTGGGACATCGCCGCGATCTCCTCCTTCTTCGCGCTGTCCAACCGGCTGGCGAACTTCACGGGCATGCGGCCGAACGAGGAGTTCTATCTGATGGGACGCCTGCCGAAGAAATGA
- a CDS encoding MgtC/SapB family protein translates to MTVLDWPEILLRLGVATLAGCAIGLNRDLHGKPIGLKTLGIVGLSTATVVLLAVQFAEAGKITDAASRVIQGILTGIGFLGAGVIVHESERFRVRGLTSAACTFLAACLGIACGVGEWPIVGTALTLAFLILTVGNRTEHWLHRMLGGRHETHETDAPPKPGPPGVN, encoded by the coding sequence TTGACCGTGCTGGACTGGCCCGAGATCCTTTTGCGCCTCGGCGTCGCCACGCTCGCCGGCTGCGCCATCGGCCTCAATCGTGACCTGCACGGCAAGCCGATCGGGCTGAAGACGCTCGGCATCGTCGGGCTGTCGACCGCGACCGTCGTGTTGCTGGCCGTGCAGTTCGCCGAGGCCGGCAAGATCACCGATGCGGCGAGCCGCGTCATCCAGGGCATCCTCACCGGCATCGGCTTCCTCGGTGCCGGCGTCATCGTCCACGAAAGCGAGAGGTTTCGCGTCCGCGGCCTGACCAGTGCCGCCTGCACCTTCCTCGCCGCCTGCCTCGGCATCGCCTGCGGCGTCGGCGAGTGGCCGATCGTCGGCACGGCGCTGACGCTGGCCTTCCTGATCCTCACCGTCGGCAACCGCACCGAGCACTGGCTGCACCGAATGCTCGGTGGCAGGCACGAGACGCATGAAACCGATGCGCCGCCGAAGCCGGGCCCTCCGGGTGTGAACTAG